The following coding sequences are from one Triticum aestivum cultivar Chinese Spring chromosome 5A, IWGSC CS RefSeq v2.1, whole genome shotgun sequence window:
- the LOC123107975 gene encoding uncharacterized protein encodes MTPGIKVSAIQTAQTSSSANEPNNAAICVGEPDSYESENKRPRLLAEKANHAQDLAQSTVRNVHSSQACPDQNNMPPQPCFNRWEAPGYRGYSSCPPQNNPPLPQCFNKFTGPCNPVCAPSAPAPNIRSYDNYHSLWQHPLLPEQQMAPSRAFGPHVAPHP; translated from the exons ATGACTCCTG GCATTAAAGTCTCAGCAATTCAAACCGCACAGACAAGCAGCTCTGCGAATGAGCCAAATAATGCAGCT ATCTGTGTCGGTGAGCCTGATTCCTATGAATCTGAAAACAAACGTCCAAG GCTATTGGCTGAGAAAGCCAACCATGCACAAGATTTAGCTCAGAGTACTGTACGGAATGTTCATAGCTCACAGGCTTGTCCTGATCAAAACAATATG CCTCCACAACCATGCTTCAACAGATGGGAGGCGCCTGGCTACCGTGGGTACTCATCATGCCCCCCTCAAAACAATCCG CCGCTGCCACAATGTTTCAACAAGTTCACTGGACCCTGCAACCCTGTGTGTGCACCGTCGGCCCCTGCCCCTAACATACGTAGCTACGACAATTATCATTCGCTGTGGCAGCACCCACTGCTACCGGAGCAGCAGATGGCACCTAGCAGGGCATTTGGACCTCATGTG GCACCCCATCCATAG